A single window of Candidatus Obscuribacterales bacterium DNA harbors:
- a CDS encoding HD domain-containing protein, with translation MFAKGLHPNDNATIRQVIGDAAAAGAKLYLVGGYLRDVLSGKATADNLPKDIDFAVEGASAVQLARTLADKLAGHFVLLDEKLDTARVVFDNGQVVDLAGVVGGSIKTDIFRRDFTINALAWDSSEPDKIIDLVNGESHLKNKIVQAISEENLLDDPLRLLRAFRFQATTGCKIDGATFDLIKKNSKYLAEPAAERINYELFKILETDDAKSILQLMGEADILEVIFPELTATRQVTTNAYHHLGLWDHSLEVVRQSELWTKKVPAWVMQSATQDITAGVSRLAATKLACLLHDIGKPATWVINEDGRHTFYGHDKVGADLCENIAKRLKWSTALSRFIVKLVAWHLRPGHLFHQGRPTEKAVNRFYRNCGADVPELMLLAFGDLGATCGPGLEGAQKDALEKSLIELLSGFPVYISKQESTPCLLDGKRVMKLLDIGPGPVVGEILEALYEAQCVNEVIGREAAERFVIDYYQRQTKS, from the coding sequence GTGTTTGCCAAAGGTCTACATCCAAACGATAACGCCACCATAAGGCAAGTAATCGGGGACGCAGCAGCTGCTGGCGCCAAGCTATATTTAGTCGGCGGTTATTTGCGCGATGTATTGTCGGGTAAAGCAACTGCGGACAATTTACCAAAAGACATTGACTTCGCTGTTGAAGGTGCATCCGCCGTTCAATTAGCCAGAACTTTAGCGGACAAACTTGCCGGGCACTTCGTATTGCTTGACGAAAAACTTGATACCGCAAGAGTTGTATTCGACAACGGCCAAGTTGTTGATTTAGCAGGCGTTGTCGGCGGCAGCATCAAGACTGATATTTTTCGTCGTGATTTCACTATTAACGCGCTTGCCTGGGACTCAAGTGAACCGGACAAAATAATTGATCTGGTCAATGGCGAGTCCCATCTGAAAAACAAAATTGTTCAAGCAATTTCAGAAGAGAATCTCTTAGATGATCCACTGCGTTTATTGCGCGCATTCCGCTTTCAAGCAACAACCGGCTGCAAAATAGATGGTGCAACATTTGATCTCATCAAGAAAAACAGCAAATATCTTGCTGAGCCTGCCGCTGAGCGCATCAATTACGAGCTATTCAAAATCCTAGAGACTGACGATGCTAAAAGCATTCTCCAATTAATGGGCGAAGCAGATATTTTGGAAGTCATTTTTCCAGAACTCACTGCAACCAGACAAGTAACAACCAACGCTTATCACCACCTAGGGCTTTGGGATCATTCACTGGAGGTCGTCAGACAGTCTGAATTATGGACTAAAAAAGTCCCGGCTTGGGTTATGCAAAGCGCTACTCAAGATATAACTGCCGGCGTAAGTCGATTAGCCGCCACAAAATTGGCATGTCTCTTGCACGATATCGGCAAGCCGGCGACTTGGGTTATTAACGAAGATGGTCGCCATACTTTCTATGGTCACGACAAAGTCGGTGCGGACTTGTGCGAAAACATAGCCAAAAGACTCAAATGGTCGACAGCCTTGTCCAGATTCATAGTAAAGCTCGTTGCCTGGCATCTGCGCCCTGGACATTTATTCCATCAGGGTCGGCCAACGGAAAAGGCCGTTAATCGCTTTTACCGAAACTGTGGAGCCGATGTGCCGGAATTGATGCTCTTGGCATTTGGCGATTTAGGGGCAACTTGTGGTCCTGGATTAGAAGGTGCGCAAAAAGATGCTCTTGAAAAGAGTTTGATTGAACTTTTAAGCGGTTTTCCCGTCTATATAAGTAAGCAGGAATCTACACCGTGTCTGCTTGATGGCAAGCGAGTAATGAAGCTACTTGATATCGGTCCGGGACCAGTCGTGGGAGAGATTTTAGAAGCACTTTACGAGGCTCAGTGCGTTAATGAAGTAATCGGTCGGGAAGCCGCTGAACGCTTTGTTATTGACTACTACCAGCGACAAACAAAAAGCTAA
- a CDS encoding aldo/keto reductase translates to MEMKRLGDSDLKVSPLMFGGNVFGWTANEAMSFRLLDAWVDAGFNFIDTADYYSRFAPGNVGGESETILGKWLNRNGNRDKVVIATKVGMEMGPGKEGLSKPYIMRAVEDSLHRLNIDHIDLYQSHKDDLETPLDETLEAFGELVKHGKVRYIGGSNYTPERLKLALKLSKEHGYPKFQTLQPLYNLYDRSQYEGELESVCVENGLGVISYYSLGAGFLVGKYRDKQSVDKSARKIRIEKYWNERGWKILKALDDVAANLNSTPGKVALAWVLARQSITAPIVSATNLTQLNDLFEATSLTLDNETMQTLNQASA, encoded by the coding sequence ATGGAAATGAAACGACTCGGCGACTCGGATTTGAAAGTGTCACCGCTCATGTTTGGTGGCAATGTTTTCGGCTGGACAGCCAATGAGGCAATGTCCTTCAGATTGCTTGATGCTTGGGTCGATGCCGGTTTCAATTTTATAGACACAGCAGATTACTACTCGAGATTTGCTCCAGGCAATGTCGGTGGTGAATCGGAGACCATTCTTGGTAAATGGCTTAATCGCAACGGCAATAGAGACAAAGTGGTAATTGCCACCAAAGTAGGCATGGAAATGGGTCCAGGCAAAGAAGGACTATCCAAGCCTTACATAATGCGTGCAGTTGAAGATTCCTTGCACCGTCTAAATATTGATCACATCGATCTTTATCAATCGCACAAAGACGATCTGGAAACACCACTGGATGAAACACTGGAAGCATTTGGTGAATTAGTAAAACACGGCAAAGTGCGTTATATCGGTGGTTCCAACTACACACCGGAGCGTTTGAAGCTTGCGCTCAAGTTAAGCAAAGAACATGGCTATCCGAAATTCCAGACTCTACAACCACTCTACAATCTCTACGATCGCTCTCAATATGAAGGCGAGCTTGAATCTGTCTGCGTTGAAAATGGACTCGGCGTCATCAGCTACTACTCACTTGGAGCAGGATTTCTCGTCGGCAAATATCGAGACAAGCAAAGCGTCGATAAAAGCGCCAGGAAAATTCGCATTGAAAAATATTGGAACGAGCGCGGCTGGAAAATCTTAAAAGCATTGGATGATGTCGCCGCCAACCTAAATTCTACGCCAGGCAAAGTAGCGCTTGCCTGGGTGTTGGCACGACAAAGTATCACAGCACCTATTGTCAGTGCCACAAATCTAACCCAACTAAATGATCTGTTTGAAGCTACTTCGCTCACACTGGACAATGAGACAATGCAAACTCTAAACCAAGCCAGCGCCTAA
- a CDS encoding peptidoglycan DD-metalloendopeptidase family protein, with product MNRLTTTNKDRVGRLALPTGFAIALLLNSFSGLAGIAAGTTFEAYQEPRSTRSRLNEIEERKREIHEKYKQAKRKEDAAMKALHKIQQTYNDTKANLHQNEKELEKTQSNIKATERKIDITQSTEQQLSQQAAQRLREVYEGHRLSLLEMFFQVTSLQSLLDLFYYQERIAEADKKLLEELKQKAQALAAKKDFLGEHSNKLGEIITDIAKKASEIAKKKTAQEQIAERLKTQRAFYEQAETQLAIESQQLERQIVDLESSRRGSGDMAVGSGSMSMPIRAPISSPFGYRGHPIFGGRRFHSGVDLAGANHTPIKASDSGCVLKTGWYGGYGKVVIVSHGHGKSTLYAHMAQTAVSPGQNVRKGEVLGYEGSTGFSTGPHVHFEVRIDGKPRNPLNYVR from the coding sequence TTGAATCGACTCACAACTACTAACAAAGACCGTGTAGGTCGTTTGGCATTGCCGACCGGCTTCGCTATTGCTTTGTTGCTTAACAGCTTTTCGGGTTTGGCAGGCATTGCTGCCGGCACTACTTTTGAAGCGTATCAAGAACCACGCAGCACGCGTTCGCGTCTCAATGAAATTGAAGAACGGAAGCGTGAAATCCACGAAAAATATAAGCAGGCTAAGCGTAAGGAAGACGCTGCTATGAAAGCGTTGCACAAAATCCAACAAACCTATAATGACACCAAAGCAAATCTGCATCAGAACGAAAAAGAACTTGAAAAAACGCAGAGCAATATAAAAGCGACTGAACGCAAAATTGACATAACTCAGTCGACGGAGCAACAACTATCCCAACAAGCAGCGCAAAGACTGCGCGAAGTTTATGAAGGACATCGTTTAAGTTTGCTGGAGATGTTTTTCCAAGTAACATCCCTACAGTCGTTGTTGGACCTGTTCTATTATCAAGAGAGAATTGCCGAAGCGGACAAGAAATTGCTTGAGGAGCTGAAACAAAAAGCTCAGGCCTTAGCTGCCAAGAAAGATTTCCTTGGAGAGCATTCAAACAAGTTAGGCGAAATAATTACAGATATTGCCAAGAAAGCTTCCGAAATCGCTAAGAAAAAGACGGCGCAGGAACAGATTGCGGAGCGGCTAAAAACGCAGCGTGCATTCTATGAACAGGCCGAGACGCAATTGGCTATTGAATCGCAGCAGTTAGAAAGACAAATCGTTGATCTCGAATCAAGTAGACGTGGCTCGGGTGATATGGCAGTAGGTTCAGGCTCGATGAGCATGCCGATTCGCGCACCAATTTCTTCGCCATTTGGTTATCGCGGGCATCCAATATTTGGCGGCAGAAGATTTCACTCGGGCGTTGACCTGGCAGGCGCCAATCATACACCGATTAAGGCATCTGATTCCGGCTGCGTGCTAAAAACCGGCTGGTACGGCGGCTATGGCAAAGTAGTCATTGTTAGCCATGGACATGGCAAATCGACACTTTATGCGCACATGGCGCAAACGGCTGTTTCGCCTGGACAAAATGTCAGAAAAGGTGAAGTCCTCGGTTACGAAGGTTCTACAGGATTCTCAACCGGACCGCACGTGCACTTTGAAGTACGTATCGACGGTAAACCGAGAAACCCACTTAATTACGTCCGCTAA
- a CDS encoding S41 family peptidase produces the protein MRTYKAFSGKALAGLAASFTILLGSWLGGLQLNPVFAEPKTPATFVQPDKISVPPPVLYRQAWKLIKDSYYDQKFAGQDWGRWEHHYDGKLKSSDDACKAIETMLASLGDPYTRFLNRDAFDEEKSQIEAHLFGVGMQLGMNKEQRVVVIAPIENTPAYNANIMPGDEIIEVDNKPVKGQSLDQVVKQIRGPINTKVIITIARGTEKKKIPLTRAEIPIKAVASHTVLPGGIGYIRLDTFISSKANTEMRETIKELAGKNIKGIVLDLRNNPGGLLSNAIDIANMFIDSGVIVSTIDADGYKTSQMANSGVVSKLPMVVLINPGSASASEILSGALRDNGRAKLIGQKSFGKGLVQAINRLDDGSGINVTIARYLTPNDTDINKLGIVPDFEIVLKEDDYKQGKGPWWIDPTFSNFKRAPTDGKDVQLLKAVEVLNKEIVATTPAASLKSTSPSAYKN, from the coding sequence TTGCGTACTTACAAGGCATTCTCCGGCAAGGCACTTGCAGGCTTAGCCGCTAGCTTCACAATTCTTTTGGGTTCTTGGCTGGGAGGACTTCAATTAAATCCCGTCTTTGCTGAGCCGAAGACTCCGGCAACATTTGTTCAACCAGATAAAATTTCCGTGCCGCCGCCAGTTTTGTATCGCCAAGCATGGAAACTCATCAAAGATTCTTATTATGACCAGAAATTTGCTGGTCAAGATTGGGGACGTTGGGAACATCATTACGATGGCAAACTAAAATCTTCCGATGACGCATGTAAAGCCATTGAAACAATGCTTGCCAGTTTGGGCGATCCTTATACTCGCTTTTTAAATCGCGATGCGTTTGATGAGGAGAAATCGCAAATTGAAGCTCACCTTTTTGGTGTAGGCATGCAACTCGGCATGAATAAAGAACAAAGAGTTGTTGTAATTGCTCCAATTGAAAATACTCCGGCTTATAACGCCAACATCATGCCCGGTGATGAAATTATCGAAGTTGATAATAAGCCTGTTAAGGGTCAGTCGCTGGATCAAGTTGTAAAACAGATTCGCGGACCAATTAATACCAAAGTGATAATCACAATTGCTCGCGGTACTGAGAAGAAGAAAATTCCTCTTACTCGGGCTGAGATTCCAATTAAGGCAGTAGCCAGCCATACAGTTTTGCCAGGCGGCATCGGTTATATCCGACTCGATACGTTCATTTCTTCCAAAGCCAATACTGAAATGCGCGAAACTATCAAAGAGTTGGCCGGCAAAAATATCAAGGGAATTGTGCTTGATTTGAGAAACAATCCTGGTGGATTACTCTCCAATGCAATTGATATTGCCAACATGTTTATTGACTCCGGTGTGATCGTTTCAACAATAGATGCTGACGGTTATAAAACCTCGCAGATGGCTAATTCCGGTGTAGTGAGCAAATTGCCTATGGTTGTCTTGATCAATCCGGGATCAGCTTCAGCCAGTGAAATCTTGAGCGGTGCATTGCGTGACAATGGACGCGCTAAATTAATTGGTCAGAAGTCGTTCGGTAAGGGATTGGTCCAAGCTATTAACAGACTTGACGATGGCTCCGGTATAAATGTGACCATTGCTCGTTATCTAACACCAAACGACACTGATATCAATAAGCTTGGTATCGTGCCTGATTTTGAAATTGTTTTGAAAGAAGATGATTACAAACAAGGAAAAGGTCCTTGGTGGATTGATCCCACATTCAGTAATTTCAAACGTGCCCCCACCGATGGCAAAGATGTTCAATTGCTCAAAGCTGTTGAAGTGTTAAATAAGGAAATTGTTGCCACTACACCGGCAGCATCATTAAAGTCAACTTCGCCGTCTGCCTACAAGAACTAA
- a CDS encoding flippase-like domain-containing protein yields MITEELTKPKPEVEVAVPVAQQQPEFIDALSQHPIVAKLMSKEVKFRLKVAISVVLFASLFIFGKVDLSEAWQAAVNANQVYLVGALAIFLLSVFLNAHRWQLLASAVGLNKSLLQLVQYCYVGLFFNLFLPSTVGGDVSRCYYLSKGTGKYINAFYSVVADRAAGISVLFLMASIGLVFGPGGTGLPWQLRLPIFVGTVLVFGLLPFVPRLATLVLGKENWVSRQLNESVASVYWRNKNLVMVSFAWSIILQVVIVVCHVAVGMALGLNQVPLWYYFVFYPSVAVLGFITPTFNGIGIREWSYTYFLMLMGVDKAHAVTYAIIWFGLITLTSLVGGLVYGLGHFKISAAEMEKIQHESLH; encoded by the coding sequence ATGATTACTGAAGAACTGACAAAACCAAAGCCGGAAGTGGAAGTGGCAGTGCCGGTTGCCCAACAGCAGCCAGAGTTCATTGATGCGTTATCCCAGCACCCGATTGTTGCCAAGTTGATGTCCAAAGAGGTCAAATTTCGCCTAAAAGTCGCCATAAGTGTCGTTCTCTTTGCCTCCTTGTTCATATTCGGCAAAGTTGACCTGAGTGAAGCTTGGCAGGCTGCCGTTAATGCCAACCAAGTTTATCTAGTGGGCGCATTAGCCATCTTCTTGTTATCGGTATTCCTTAACGCTCATCGTTGGCAATTGTTAGCCAGTGCCGTCGGACTGAATAAGTCACTTTTGCAACTGGTGCAATATTGCTATGTCGGTCTTTTCTTCAACTTATTCCTGCCTTCAACAGTTGGCGGGGATGTCAGCCGTTGCTATTACTTGTCTAAAGGCACAGGCAAATACATCAATGCGTTTTACTCGGTAGTAGCCGACAGAGCAGCTGGCATATCAGTGCTTTTCTTGATGGCTTCAATTGGATTGGTTTTTGGGCCAGGCGGTACTGGTCTTCCCTGGCAACTTCGCTTACCGATATTTGTCGGAACAGTTTTGGTCTTCGGTTTACTACCATTTGTACCGCGTCTAGCAACTCTAGTTTTAGGCAAAGAAAACTGGGTTAGCCGTCAGCTTAACGAGTCCGTTGCTTCTGTTTATTGGCGCAACAAAAATCTTGTGATGGTCTCTTTTGCCTGGTCAATTATTTTGCAGGTGGTCATAGTTGTTTGCCACGTTGCTGTCGGCATGGCATTAGGTCTTAACCAAGTACCACTCTGGTACTACTTTGTCTTCTACCCGTCAGTGGCTGTGCTCGGATTTATTACGCCGACATTCAACGGCATAGGCATCCGTGAATGGTCATACACCTATTTCTTGATGCTCATGGGCGTAGACAAAGCACACGCCGTCACTTACGCAATTATCTGGTTTGGTCTAATTACCTTGACCAGCTTGGTTGGCGGACTTGTCTATGGTCTGGGACATTTCAAAATCTCCGCTGCCGAGATGGAAAAGATACAACACGAAAGCCTTCACTAA
- a CDS encoding LTA synthase family protein: MNKLPLHPFLFAAFSILSFYSVSTVFCIPQVLALPMIVAMGAVGVLLLLFMLISRNVVVAAFMTTTLVFCFFAFRFTYESICNLQMLLLYFVLGSRNIPISATLLLGVWLLMAGIALVACMRNSRYLEGKNSLLNTIAVCCLLLSAVDVAGKEVVRRHSATKVVQAVQEPVKIQQLQASAKPDIYYIILDGCARPDILKMLYHYDNDKFTNYLKSKGFYIADESHSNYQMTPLSLAATLNMNYVNAVENIQPKSNDWFPMIELIENNFVVKSLKSIGYKYVMFKSDWSVTQKSPLADSLISLSWNDVFLNRLLSTTIWTYAEDYVRVLRNEACSHWLKTFDRAANLDDIQSPKFVFLHCILPHPPYLFNADGSRVQKGPLVMHLEEYADKHSFVEQVKFTESKVENLIDQLLSHSRKPVIIIQSDHGPASLDSSEGIESPTNDFLKERMSIINAYYFPEGKYSTLYPEISPVNTFRVLLNQYFGTQLEVLQDKSYFSNYLQPYRFIDVTNQLN, translated from the coding sequence ATGAATAAATTGCCGCTGCATCCATTTTTGTTTGCTGCCTTTTCTATATTGTCTTTCTATAGTGTGAGCACGGTCTTCTGTATCCCTCAAGTGCTCGCTCTTCCAATGATTGTCGCCATGGGTGCAGTTGGAGTCCTCCTTCTGCTATTCATGCTTATCAGCAGAAATGTCGTCGTAGCTGCTTTTATGACGACCACATTAGTCTTTTGCTTTTTTGCTTTTAGATTTACTTACGAAAGTATTTGTAATCTACAGATGTTGCTTCTGTATTTCGTCCTAGGCTCTCGTAATATTCCAATCAGCGCAACGTTGCTTTTAGGTGTTTGGCTGTTGATGGCTGGGATTGCGCTTGTTGCTTGCATGAGAAACAGTAGGTATCTAGAAGGCAAGAATTCGCTTTTAAATACGATTGCTGTTTGCTGCCTGTTGTTGTCTGCTGTTGATGTTGCGGGCAAAGAAGTAGTTAGAAGACATAGTGCAACAAAAGTAGTTCAAGCTGTTCAGGAGCCTGTCAAAATCCAGCAATTGCAAGCTAGTGCAAAGCCTGACATTTATTACATCATTCTTGATGGCTGCGCTCGCCCGGATATCTTGAAGATGCTTTATCACTACGATAACGATAAGTTCACTAATTATTTGAAATCTAAGGGATTCTACATTGCTGATGAGAGTCACAGCAATTACCAGATGACGCCGCTTTCCTTGGCTGCGACCCTTAATATGAATTATGTCAACGCAGTCGAAAATATCCAACCGAAATCAAATGATTGGTTTCCGATGATTGAGCTGATTGAAAACAATTTCGTCGTCAAATCGCTTAAATCCATCGGCTACAAATACGTGATGTTCAAATCCGACTGGTCCGTCACGCAGAAAAGCCCACTTGCCGATTCGCTCATTTCTCTTAGTTGGAATGATGTCTTCTTGAACCGCCTATTGTCGACAACCATTTGGACTTATGCCGAGGATTACGTTAGGGTCCTAAGAAATGAGGCGTGCTCACACTGGCTCAAAACTTTTGATCGAGCAGCTAATCTTGATGATATCCAGTCACCAAAGTTCGTCTTCCTTCATTGCATCCTGCCTCATCCGCCGTATCTATTTAATGCAGATGGCAGCCGTGTACAGAAGGGTCCGTTAGTGATGCACTTGGAAGAATATGCCGATAAGCATTCTTTTGTAGAACAGGTGAAATTCACAGAATCAAAGGTAGAGAATCTCATTGATCAACTGCTATCGCATTCAAGAAAGCCAGTAATTATCATTCAGTCTGATCACGGACCAGCTTCTCTTGATTCGTCTGAAGGCATTGAATCACCGACTAATGATTTTCTTAAGGAAAGAATGTCGATAATAAACGCTTACTATTTTCCTGAAGGCAAGTATTCAACGCTTTACCCGGAAATTTCGCCAGTTAATACATTCAGGGTATTGTTGAATCAGTATTTTGGAACTCAATTAGAAGTTTTGCAGGACAAGAGTTACTTTTCAAACTACCTTCAGCCGTATAGATTTATTGATGTTACAAACCAACTCAACTAG
- a CDS encoding aldehyde dehydrogenase family protein, with the protein MLKEIVRYPLGVRGITTEEFIEVKSPFSHESIASIGQADEKAINKAIGIAQECFTKTMRSMPAYKRSEILAKTSQLILKNADDLARTISLEGGKPMKDARIEVQRAAGTFAVAGELAMHLDGEQIPMDRSPGNESRLALVLREPLGIIGAITPFNFPLNLVAHKVAPAIAAGNVVVLKPSSQTPISSLKLKALLTEAGLPEEVLQIIPCRGAKGTALVTDPRIAMLTFTGSAQVGWDLRKQIAPGTRIVLELGGNAGVIVHDDADLDSAIKGICRGGYSNAGQSCISVQRVYVQEKVYDKFLKEFSSAVKALKVGDPLDESTDVGPVIDEPSAVKTVEWIKLAEKSGAKIQAGGKIISKNLMEPTVLSDTKPEMNVVCQEIFGPVVTVMKYSTIDEAIAAVNDSRYGLQSAIFTKNIDIAFKAARQIDAGGVIINDPSTFRADHMPYGGRKESGIGLEGVRYAIHELTQPKFICLNL; encoded by the coding sequence ATGTTGAAAGAAATCGTACGTTATCCACTTGGCGTCAGGGGCATAACCACTGAGGAATTTATAGAAGTCAAGAGTCCCTTTAGTCATGAATCAATAGCTTCCATAGGGCAAGCTGACGAAAAGGCTATCAATAAAGCTATTGGCATAGCTCAAGAATGTTTCACCAAAACCATGCGCTCAATGCCTGCTTACAAACGCTCGGAAATCCTAGCGAAAACGTCCCAGCTAATTTTGAAAAATGCAGATGACTTAGCGCGGACAATATCCCTTGAAGGCGGCAAGCCAATGAAGGATGCGCGCATTGAAGTGCAGCGTGCTGCCGGTACTTTTGCTGTCGCTGGCGAATTAGCGATGCACTTAGACGGTGAGCAAATTCCGATGGACAGGAGTCCAGGCAATGAAAGTCGTTTGGCATTGGTTTTGCGCGAACCATTAGGAATAATAGGCGCCATAACTCCGTTCAATTTCCCATTGAACCTGGTCGCACACAAAGTTGCTCCGGCAATTGCCGCAGGCAATGTTGTTGTTCTTAAGCCATCATCTCAGACACCAATTTCCAGTCTCAAGTTGAAAGCGCTTCTTACTGAAGCAGGACTGCCGGAAGAAGTTCTGCAAATAATTCCTTGTCGTGGTGCTAAAGGTACAGCCCTTGTTACCGACCCACGCATCGCCATGCTCACATTTACCGGCAGCGCTCAAGTTGGTTGGGATTTGCGCAAGCAAATTGCGCCAGGCACACGCATCGTCCTTGAATTAGGCGGCAACGCAGGTGTAATTGTTCACGACGATGCCGACTTGGATTCAGCAATCAAAGGCATCTGCCGCGGTGGTTATTCCAATGCCGGTCAAAGTTGCATCTCTGTTCAACGTGTCTATGTTCAAGAAAAGGTCTACGACAAATTCTTGAAAGAATTCTCGTCAGCTGTAAAAGCATTGAAAGTCGGTGACCCTCTGGATGAATCGACAGATGTCGGTCCAGTGATTGATGAGCCAAGCGCAGTAAAGACTGTCGAATGGATAAAACTTGCAGAAAAGTCAGGCGCCAAGATTCAAGCCGGCGGAAAAATAATCAGCAAGAATCTCATGGAACCTACTGTTCTTTCAGACACTAAACCTGAAATGAATGTTGTCTGTCAGGAAATATTCGGACCTGTTGTTACCGTCATGAAGTACTCAACAATTGATGAAGCAATTGCTGCTGTTAATGACTCCAGATACGGATTGCAATCAGCAATTTTCACAAAGAATATTGATATTGCCTTCAAAGCAGCAAGACAAATTGATGCCGGCGGTGTGATCATAAATGATCCATCTACATTCCGCGCAGATCATATGCCGTATGGTGGACGCAAAGAATCCGGCATTGGACTGGAAGGCGTGCGCTACGCAATACACGAGCTCACACAACCAAAATTCATTTGCCTGAACTTGTAA
- a CDS encoding N-acetylmannosamine-6-phosphate 2-epimerase: MTKDLTKELEKLQLLKGGLVVSVQAAEGEPLCHPDHILAMALSALNGGAAGLRLEGANNIAHVRQNTIVPIVGLTKSKLVPEKDWIKHVYITPTFEDAAEIAEAGADIIAIDATDRQRPGGVTVAQLIDRIRKELNKPVWADCSTLADGLTAAKAGADVISTTLSGYTQETKVPPETTGPDLKLLEAFIRLTDKPVVLEGRVWYPQEVAEAFAMGAFTCVVGSAITRPQLITQRFVKAMRATVNA, translated from the coding sequence ATGACTAAAGACCTAACAAAAGAACTAGAAAAACTTCAGTTGCTAAAAGGCGGGCTAGTGGTATCCGTGCAGGCTGCCGAAGGCGAACCGCTTTGTCATCCTGATCATATTTTGGCTATGGCATTGTCGGCATTAAACGGTGGTGCTGCAGGGTTGCGTCTTGAAGGAGCAAATAACATTGCTCATGTAAGACAAAATACAATTGTGCCTATTGTCGGTCTCACTAAATCAAAATTGGTTCCGGAAAAAGATTGGATCAAGCACGTTTATATAACACCAACATTTGAAGATGCCGCAGAAATTGCCGAAGCCGGCGCGGATATCATTGCAATTGACGCAACCGACAGACAAAGACCAGGTGGTGTCACTGTCGCTCAACTCATTGACCGCATTCGCAAGGAATTAAACAAGCCTGTCTGGGCAGATTGCTCAACCTTGGCAGACGGTTTAACGGCAGCCAAAGCGGGCGCTGATGTTATTTCAACGACATTATCCGGATACACGCAAGAAACGAAAGTCCCTCCGGAAACAACCGGTCCGGATCTCAAATTGCTTGAAGCCTTCATACGACTTACTGATAAACCTGTCGTATTGGAAGGTCGTGTTTGGTATCCACAGGAAGTTGCTGAAGCCTTTGCCATGGGAGCATTTACCTGTGTTGTCGGATCCGCAATCACAAGGCCACAGCTAATTACACAGCGTTTCGTCAAGGCAATGCGGGCTACCGTGAATGCCTGA